One window of the Branchiostoma lanceolatum isolate klBraLanc5 chromosome 3, klBraLanc5.hap2, whole genome shotgun sequence genome contains the following:
- the LOC136431237 gene encoding alcohol dehydrogenase-like isoform X1, which translates to MARRSAKLVKFNEPFQLVTDDIPSAPPGGAVVKVQYTGLCHSDVDMSKGEKINYSLPLILGHEVSGRVHSLDQLAVNSDIKVGDRVMVYAIRGCGVCSRCKVHKPTFCLNRVRKTIGFTEDGGFSDYLTVADLSLLMRVPETVAMDTACLLPCSGLTSCNAVLSILPTVKEFVKDHGVPEDCAVLLVGAGGLGLWAVQIAREVLPDGIWIVCADRDPEKLAEAKAMGCDEVVLWNEKETKDNLIAATSQACGRVGGAVAAVDFVNTSETFSLIESVLIWGGIHVTVGVFGDTASLPLKSFTVHQHKAVGVLVGTQQQLRELLKLVEDGKVKAPPITHHPLESAWNVLQDLRDGKVKGRAVIEVSEPCE; encoded by the exons ATGGCGCGGCGCAGTGCAAAATTGGTGAAGTTCAACGAACCTTTTCAGCTCGTTACGGACGATATTCCCAGTGCTCCTCCGGGGGGCGCCGTCGTCAAG GTCCAGTATACTGGTCTGTGCCACTCTGATGTGGATATGAGTAAAGGAGAGAAGATTAACTACAGCCTCCCCTTGATACTCG GTCATGAGGTTTCTGGAAGAGTTCACAGCCTAGACCAGCTGGCTGTCAACAGTGACATCAAG GTAGGAGACAGGGTGATGGTGTATGCCATACGTGGGTGTGGTGTCTGCAGCAGATGTAAGGTGCACAAACCCACCTTCTGTCTGAACAGGGTCAGGAAAACTATCGGGTTCACTGAAGATGGAGG CTTTTCAGATTACTTGACAGTAGCTGACCTGAGTCTTTTGATGCGGGTACCTGAAACAGTTGCCATGGATACGGCATGCTTGTTGCCATGTTCGGGACTGACGTCATGCAATGCAGTCTTGTCTATTCTCCCCACTGTGAAGGAGTTTGTAAAAGACCATGGAG TTCCCGAAGACTGTGCTGTGTTATTGGTGGGAGCAGGGGGCCTTGGATTGTGGGCTGTCCAGATTGCGAGAGAAGTGCTGCCTGATGGCATTTGGATTGTGTGTGCTGATAGAGAT CCAGAAAAGCTGGCTGAAGCAAAAGCCATGGGTTGTGATGAAGTGGTGCTATGGAATGAAAAAG AAACCAAAGACAACTTGATAGCAGCGACAAGTCAAGCCTGTGGCAGGGTAGGCGGAGCTGTTGCTGCCGTTGACTTCGTGAACACATCAGAAACTTTCAGTCTGATAGAAAGTGTCCTCATTTGG GGAGGGATCCATGTAACCGTAGGAGTCTTTGGAGACACAGCCAGTCTTCCCTTGAAGTCCTTCACTGTACACCAGCACAAGGCCGTCGGTGTCCTTGTTGGTACACAACAACAACTTAGGGAACTCCTCAAGCTTGTTGAAGATGGAAAG GTAAAGGCGCCTCCTATTACCCATCATCCTCTGGAGAGTGCATGGAACGTCCTGCAGGACTTGAGAGAtggaaaggtcaaaggtcgagCTGTGATAGAAGTGTCAGAACCATGTGAATAA
- the LOC136429477 gene encoding alcohol dehydrogenase-like produces the protein MSRRSQKLVEYGKPLLLVREQVPTAPPGGAVVQVAFAGVCHSDVHAADGLALQAKPPIILGHEISGTVRDLDPGVKSDVKVGDRVVVYSMGGCSACSRCAEGRPIDCLNNVRNVNGAFIDGGFSDYVVCPDSKLLLKVPDSVAMDTACLLPCSGLTAYNAVTKIVPTVADVARHTDNCAVILVGAGGLGLWAVQIAKQLLPSNVRLVCADVDVDKLASAKDAGCDVTVHWEKGDNERSLVAATRKACGASRCAVAAIDFVNLPETFSRVERILGQGGIHAMVGIMAKPGVVGTIPLTPFVLTNHTLAAVAVGRVQQLEEVMALVANGKIKPPPISHHPLESAWDVLQMLKAGKVKGRAVLKLSKL, from the exons ATGTCACGGCGAAGTCAGAAGCTGGTGGAGTACGGGAAACCTCTGTTGCTTGTGAGGGAGCAGGTGCCCACTGCTCCCCCAGGCGGCGCTGTGGTGCAG GTGGCGTTCGCAGGGGTGTGCCATTCAGACGTCCATGCCGCGGACGGCCTTGCCCTCCAGGCGAAGCCACCGATTATTCTGG GCCATGAGATCTCTGGAACAGTCAGAGACTTGGACCCTGGAGTAAAGTCAGATGTGAAG GTGGGGGACAGGGTGGTGGTGTACAGCATGGGCGGGTGCTCGGCGTGTAGCAGATGTGCGGAGGGACGCCCAATAGACTGTCTCAACAACGTCAGGAACGTGAACGGGGCCTTTATAGATGGAGG CTTCTCCGATTACGTCGTTTGCCCTGACTCCAAGCTGCTGCTGAAGGTGCCAGACTCCGTTGCCATGGACACGGCGTGTCTGCTCCCGTGCTCGGGTTTAACCGCCTACAATGCTGTGACAAAAATAGTGCCCACCGTCGCTGATGTCGCAAGGCACACAG ACAATTGCGCAGTAATCTTAGTAGGTGCGGGCGGCCTCGGTCTGTGGGCTGTTCAGATTGCCAAACAACTGCTGCCTTCTAACGTGCGTTTGGTGTGCGCCGATGTCGAT GTTGACAAACTGGCTTCTGCTAAAGATGCTGGATGTGACGTGACCGTACACTGGGAAAAGGGAG ACAATGAACGCTCGTTGGTTGCTGCCACAAGAAAAGCTTGCGGGGCCTCCCGCTGTGCTGTGGCAGCCATCGACTTCGTCAACTTGCCCGAAACGTTTTCACGCGTGGAGAGGATTCTTGGCCAG GGTGGCATTCACGCCATGGTCGGCATCATGGCGAAACCTGGTGTTGTGGGCACCATCCCGCTGACTCCCTTCGTGTTGACGAACCACACCCTGGCTGCGGTGGCGGTGGGGAGGGTGCAGCAGCTAGAGGAAGTCATGGCTCTCGTGGCGAACGGGAAG ataAAACCGCCACCAATTTCCCATCATCCCCTGGAGAGTGCATGGGACGTCCTTCAAATGCTGAAGGCcggaaaggtcaaaggtcgtgcAGTCCTGAAGTTATCAAAATTGTGA
- the LOC136431237 gene encoding alcohol dehydrogenase-like isoform X4 has product MARRSAKLVKFNEPFQLVTDDIPSAPPGGAVVKVQYTGLCHSDVDMSKGEKINYSLPLILGHEVSGRVHSLDQLAVNSDIKVGDRVMVYAIRGCGVCSRCKVHKPTFCLNRVRKTIGFTEDGGFSDYLTVADLSLLMRVPETVAMDTACLLPCSGLTSCNAVLSILPTVKEFVKDHGVPEDCAVLLVGAGGLGLWAVQIAREVLPDGIWIVCADRDGGIHVTVGVFGDTASLPLKSFTVHQHKAVGVLVGTQQQLRELLKLVEDGKVKAPPITHHPLESAWNVLQDLRDGKVKGRAVIEVSEPCE; this is encoded by the exons ATGGCGCGGCGCAGTGCAAAATTGGTGAAGTTCAACGAACCTTTTCAGCTCGTTACGGACGATATTCCCAGTGCTCCTCCGGGGGGCGCCGTCGTCAAG GTCCAGTATACTGGTCTGTGCCACTCTGATGTGGATATGAGTAAAGGAGAGAAGATTAACTACAGCCTCCCCTTGATACTCG GTCATGAGGTTTCTGGAAGAGTTCACAGCCTAGACCAGCTGGCTGTCAACAGTGACATCAAG GTAGGAGACAGGGTGATGGTGTATGCCATACGTGGGTGTGGTGTCTGCAGCAGATGTAAGGTGCACAAACCCACCTTCTGTCTGAACAGGGTCAGGAAAACTATCGGGTTCACTGAAGATGGAGG CTTTTCAGATTACTTGACAGTAGCTGACCTGAGTCTTTTGATGCGGGTACCTGAAACAGTTGCCATGGATACGGCATGCTTGTTGCCATGTTCGGGACTGACGTCATGCAATGCAGTCTTGTCTATTCTCCCCACTGTGAAGGAGTTTGTAAAAGACCATGGAG TTCCCGAAGACTGTGCTGTGTTATTGGTGGGAGCAGGGGGCCTTGGATTGTGGGCTGTCCAGATTGCGAGAGAAGTGCTGCCTGATGGCATTTGGATTGTGTGTGCTGATAGAGAT GGAGGGATCCATGTAACCGTAGGAGTCTTTGGAGACACAGCCAGTCTTCCCTTGAAGTCCTTCACTGTACACCAGCACAAGGCCGTCGGTGTCCTTGTTGGTACACAACAACAACTTAGGGAACTCCTCAAGCTTGTTGAAGATGGAAAG GTAAAGGCGCCTCCTATTACCCATCATCCTCTGGAGAGTGCATGGAACGTCCTGCAGGACTTGAGAGAtggaaaggtcaaaggtcgagCTGTGATAGAAGTGTCAGAACCATGTGAATAA
- the LOC136431237 gene encoding alcohol dehydrogenase-like isoform X3, protein MTSQITDDKFRISGHEVSGRVHSLDQLAVNSDIKVGDRVMVYAIRGCGVCSRCKVHKPTFCLNRVRKTIGFTEDGGFSDYLTVADLSLLMRVPETVAMDTACLLPCSGLTSCNAVLSILPTVKEFVKDHGVPEDCAVLLVGAGGLGLWAVQIAREVLPDGIWIVCADRDPEKLAEAKAMGCDEVVLWNEKETKDNLIAATSQACGRVGGAVAAVDFVNTSETFSLIESVLIWGGIHVTVGVFGDTASLPLKSFTVHQHKAVGVLVGTQQQLRELLKLVEDGKVKAPPITHHPLESAWNVLQDLRDGKVKGRAVIEVSEPCE, encoded by the exons ATGACATCACAGATCACTGATGACAAATTCAGAATATCAG GTCATGAGGTTTCTGGAAGAGTTCACAGCCTAGACCAGCTGGCTGTCAACAGTGACATCAAG GTAGGAGACAGGGTGATGGTGTATGCCATACGTGGGTGTGGTGTCTGCAGCAGATGTAAGGTGCACAAACCCACCTTCTGTCTGAACAGGGTCAGGAAAACTATCGGGTTCACTGAAGATGGAGG CTTTTCAGATTACTTGACAGTAGCTGACCTGAGTCTTTTGATGCGGGTACCTGAAACAGTTGCCATGGATACGGCATGCTTGTTGCCATGTTCGGGACTGACGTCATGCAATGCAGTCTTGTCTATTCTCCCCACTGTGAAGGAGTTTGTAAAAGACCATGGAG TTCCCGAAGACTGTGCTGTGTTATTGGTGGGAGCAGGGGGCCTTGGATTGTGGGCTGTCCAGATTGCGAGAGAAGTGCTGCCTGATGGCATTTGGATTGTGTGTGCTGATAGAGAT CCAGAAAAGCTGGCTGAAGCAAAAGCCATGGGTTGTGATGAAGTGGTGCTATGGAATGAAAAAG AAACCAAAGACAACTTGATAGCAGCGACAAGTCAAGCCTGTGGCAGGGTAGGCGGAGCTGTTGCTGCCGTTGACTTCGTGAACACATCAGAAACTTTCAGTCTGATAGAAAGTGTCCTCATTTGG GGAGGGATCCATGTAACCGTAGGAGTCTTTGGAGACACAGCCAGTCTTCCCTTGAAGTCCTTCACTGTACACCAGCACAAGGCCGTCGGTGTCCTTGTTGGTACACAACAACAACTTAGGGAACTCCTCAAGCTTGTTGAAGATGGAAAG GTAAAGGCGCCTCCTATTACCCATCATCCTCTGGAGAGTGCATGGAACGTCCTGCAGGACTTGAGAGAtggaaaggtcaaaggtcgagCTGTGATAGAAGTGTCAGAACCATGTGAATAA
- the LOC136431237 gene encoding alcohol dehydrogenase-like isoform X2: MARRSAKLVKFNEPFQLVTDDIPSAPPGGAVVKVQYTGLCHSDVDMSKGEKINYSLPLILGHEVSGRVHSLDQLAVNSDIKVGDRVMVYAIRGCGVCSRCKVHKPTFCLNRVRKTIGFTEDGGFSDYLTVADLSLLMRVPETVAMDTACLLPCSGLTSCNAVLSILPTVKEFVKDHGVPEDCAVLLVGAGGLGLWAVQIAREVLPDGIWIVCADRDPEKLAEAKAMGCDEVVLWNEKETKDNLIAATSQACGRVGGAVAAVDFVNTSETFSLIESVLIWGGIHVTVGVFGDTASLPLKSFTVHQHKAVGVLVGTQQQLRELLKLVEDGKV, translated from the exons ATGGCGCGGCGCAGTGCAAAATTGGTGAAGTTCAACGAACCTTTTCAGCTCGTTACGGACGATATTCCCAGTGCTCCTCCGGGGGGCGCCGTCGTCAAG GTCCAGTATACTGGTCTGTGCCACTCTGATGTGGATATGAGTAAAGGAGAGAAGATTAACTACAGCCTCCCCTTGATACTCG GTCATGAGGTTTCTGGAAGAGTTCACAGCCTAGACCAGCTGGCTGTCAACAGTGACATCAAG GTAGGAGACAGGGTGATGGTGTATGCCATACGTGGGTGTGGTGTCTGCAGCAGATGTAAGGTGCACAAACCCACCTTCTGTCTGAACAGGGTCAGGAAAACTATCGGGTTCACTGAAGATGGAGG CTTTTCAGATTACTTGACAGTAGCTGACCTGAGTCTTTTGATGCGGGTACCTGAAACAGTTGCCATGGATACGGCATGCTTGTTGCCATGTTCGGGACTGACGTCATGCAATGCAGTCTTGTCTATTCTCCCCACTGTGAAGGAGTTTGTAAAAGACCATGGAG TTCCCGAAGACTGTGCTGTGTTATTGGTGGGAGCAGGGGGCCTTGGATTGTGGGCTGTCCAGATTGCGAGAGAAGTGCTGCCTGATGGCATTTGGATTGTGTGTGCTGATAGAGAT CCAGAAAAGCTGGCTGAAGCAAAAGCCATGGGTTGTGATGAAGTGGTGCTATGGAATGAAAAAG AAACCAAAGACAACTTGATAGCAGCGACAAGTCAAGCCTGTGGCAGGGTAGGCGGAGCTGTTGCTGCCGTTGACTTCGTGAACACATCAGAAACTTTCAGTCTGATAGAAAGTGTCCTCATTTGG GGAGGGATCCATGTAACCGTAGGAGTCTTTGGAGACACAGCCAGTCTTCCCTTGAAGTCCTTCACTGTACACCAGCACAAGGCCGTCGGTGTCCTTGTTGGTACACAACAACAACTTAGGGAACTCCTCAAGCTTGTTGAAGATGGAAAG